One genomic window of Punica granatum isolate Tunisia-2019 chromosome 1, ASM765513v2, whole genome shotgun sequence includes the following:
- the LOC116208470 gene encoding (S)-coclaurine N-methyltransferase-like, with protein sequence MEGIMQLPYDVTVKMMMASLERNLLPDAVIRRLTRLLLAARLRSCYRPSSDLQLSDLLHFVHSLREMPIAIQTDKAKEQHYELPTSFFKLVLGKHLKYSCCYFSDKSVSLDDAEKAMLELYCERAQLKDGHTVLDVGCGWGSLVLYIAQNYSNCKITGICNSTTQKAHIEEQCKNLQLSNVEITVGDISTFEMDASYDRIFSIEMFEHMKNYKDLLNKIAKWMKEDTLLFVHHFCHKAFAYHFEDNNEDDWITRYFFTGGTMPAANLLLYFQDDVSIVDHWLVNGKHYAQTSEEWLKRMDRNMGSIKPIMEATYGKDSAVKWTVYWRTFFISVAELFGYSNGDEWMVAHFLFKRKGNHSFPLHSNDPCE encoded by the exons ATGGAGGGGATAATGCAGCTGCCGTACGACGTGACggtgaagatgatgatggcCTCGCTGGAGCGGAACCTTCTGCCCGACGCCGTCATCCGGCGGCTCACGCGGCTGCTCTTGGCCGCTCGCCTCCGCTCATGCTACCGCCCTTCCTCCGACCTCCAGCTCTCCGACCTCCTCCACTTCGTTCACT CCCTTAGAGAAATGCCTATAGCTATCCAGACTGATAAGGCGAAAGAACAACATTATGAACTACCGACCTCCTTCTTCAAGCTTGTGCTCGGGAAGCATCTCAAATATAG CTGCTGTTACTTTTCTGATAAGTCAGTGAGCTTAGATGATGCTGAGAAAGCAATGTTGGAGCTGTACTGTGAGAGGGCACAACTGAAGGATGGCCACACTGTCCTTGATGTTGGATGTGGCTGGGGCTCCCTTGTTCTGTATATAGCGCAAAATTATAGCAACTGCAAGATTACGGGCATCTGCAACTCAACCACCCAAAAAGCCCATATAGAGGAGCAATGCAA GAATCTTCAGCTGTCTAATGTAGAGATCACTGTTGGGGATATTAGCACGTTTGAAATGGACGCCTCCTATGACCGAATATTCTCCATCGAGATGTTTGAG CACATGAAGAACTACAAGGATCTCCTCAACAAGATAGCAAAGTGGATGAAAGAAGATACCCTTCTTTTCGTGCATCACTTTTGCCACAAAGCATTTGCTTACCACTTCGAG GATAACAATGAAGATGATTGGATTACTAGATACTTCTTCACTGGAGGAACAATGCCTGCCGCAAACCTGCTCCTTTATTTCCAG GATGATGTTTCCATTGTTGATCACTGGCTTGTTAATGGGAAGCATTATGCGCAAACAAG CGAAGAATGGCTGAAGAGAATGGATCGGAATATGGGTTCTATTAAGCCCATCATGGAGGCAACTTACGGGAAGGATTCAGCTGTGAAGTGGACCGTCTACTGGAGGACATTCTTCATCTCCGTGGCTGAACTCTTTGGCTACAGCAATGGGGACGAGTGGATGGTCGCACATTTCCTATTCAAAAGGAAGGGAAACCATTCCTTCCCCTTGCATTCCAATGATCCATGCGAATAG
- the LOC116208463 gene encoding protein phosphatase 2C 53-like, protein MEEMCYGAVLVPFRCSLGCDFLVLSARMDFTGMNSVPDPPPSLSSDSVVEALMEDSLGESGVREPLLDTVVKMNKSRENEEDDCSLMEGDRVLDNSCSLSVASDTSSLCGEDILGFEQFSEIGASSTADSERTVYEIEVVAKAQVEGGIMGSQDSLSAQVAHVQLESSSSLSSTANSATLLVQQARMSTVRSIFEVEYIPLWGSISMCGRRPEMEDAVATVPRFLEIPIQMLAVDRVLDSTGKIITEQTAHFFGVYDGHGGSQVANYCKDRVHVALAEEIESIRGSLIAGNCSDSCQEQWRQAFTNCFTKVDAEVGENPTGVEPVAPETAGSTAVVAIICSSHIIVANCGDSRAVLCRGKEPIALSVDHKPNRADEYARIEAAGGKVIRWNGYRVLGVLAMSRSIGDKYLKPWIIPDPEVMFVPRAKEDDCLVLASDGLWDVMTNEEVCDLARKRILLWHKKNGGETLAPDRGSAQGQGSEPAAQAQGSDPAAQAAAEYLSNRALQKGSKDNITVIVVDLKAQRRFRPRT, encoded by the exons ATGGAGGAGATGTGTTACGGAGCGGTTTTAGTTCCGTTTAGATGTAGTTTGGGCTGTGATTTTCTCGTGCTCAGTGCCCGTATGGACTTCACAGGAATGAACTCCGTGCCTGACCCGCCACCAAGTTTGTCATCTGATTCGGTTGTTGAGGCTCTGATGGAGGATTCACTTGGAGAGAGTGGAGTCAGGGAGCCCCTGTTGGATACAGTTGTGAAAATGAACAAGAGCCGGGAAAATGAGGAGGATGATTGCTCATTGATGGAAGGAGATCGAGTTCTCGATAACTCTTGTTCTCTTTCTGTTGCTAGCGACACTAGCAGTTTATGTGGGGAGGATATTTTAGGCTTCGAGCAATTTTCTGAGATTGGAGCATCGAGCACTGCAGATTCTGAGAGGACTGTGTATGAGATTGAGGTCGTGGCTAAGGCCCAGGTTGAGGGGGGGATCATGGGCAGTCAGGACTCCCTCTCTGCTCAGGTAGCCCATGTTCAACTGGAATCAAGTTCGAGTTTGAGTTCCACTGCCAATTCAGCTACTCTGCTTGTTCAGCAAGCAAGGATGAGTACTGTCCGGAGCATTTTCGAGGTGGAGTACATCCCTCTTTGGGGCTCGATTTCCATGTGCGGGAGGAGGCCGGAGATGGAGGATGCAGTGGCCACAGTGCCCAGGTTCTTGGAAATCCCGATTCAAATGCTTGCCGTTGATCGAGTGCTTGATAGCACAGGCAAGATTATAACCGAGCAGACTGCTCACTTTTTCGGGGTCTACGATGGCCATGGTGGATCACAG GTTGCGAACTATTGCAAGGATCGAGTCCATGTAGCTTTGGCGGAGGAGATAGAATCTATTAGGGGTAGCCTGATTGCCGGGAATTGTTCTGACAGTTGCCAAGAGCAGTGGAGACAGGCATTCACGAATTGTTTCACTAAGGTTGATGCCGAGGTCGGAGAAAATCCTACCGGCGTGGAACCTGTCGCCCCAGAAACTGCAGGGTCCACCGCTGTGGTGGCCATCATATGCTCATCCCACATCATCGTGGCAAACTGTGGAGATTCGAGGGCGGTTTTGTGTCGTGGGAAGGAACCTATTGCACTGTCTGTGGATCACAAG CCAAACCGTGCAGACGAATATGCGAGAATTGAAGCTGCAGGAGGAAAGGTTATACGGTGGAATGGGTATCGTGTTCTCGGCGTTCTTGCAATGTCGAGGTCCATCG GCGATAAATATCTAAAGCCGTGGATAATACCTGATCCGGAAGTGATGTTTGTCCCTCGAGCAAAAGAGGACGACTGCCTCGTGCTTGCAAGTGACGGTCTGTGGGATGTGATGACAAATGAGGAGGTGTGCGACCTGGCTCGCAAGCGGATACTGCTCTGGCACAAGAAGAACGGAGGAGAAACACTAGCTCCCGACAGGGGAAGTGCTCAGGGCCAGGGATCTGAACCGGCAGCCCAGGCACAAGGGTCAGATCCCGCAGCCCAGGCTGCAGCAGAGTATCTCTCGAACCGGGCCCTTCAGAAGGGAAGCAAGGATAACATTACCGTGATTGTCGTGGACCTGAAGGCTCAGAGGAGGTTCAGACCCAGGACATGA